The bacterium genomic interval GGTGTGAGAGCAAATGAAGAAAGATGAGTTAATAAAGAGGGTTGCCTCAAAAATAAATCTTGATAAAAAAGAAGCGAAGCAGGTAGTTGATGTTATTTTAAAGAGTATTATAAATGGATTAAATAAGGACAAGAGATTAGAAATAAGGGGATTAGGCGTTTTTGTGGTAAAAGATAGAGCACC includes:
- a CDS encoding HU family DNA-binding protein — encoded protein: MKKDELIKRVASKINLDKKEAKQVVDVILKSIINGLNKDKRLEIRGLGVFVVKDRAPRQGRIISTGKKVPIPARRVPVFIPGKILKRIVNK